In Ostrea edulis chromosome 4, xbOstEdul1.1, whole genome shotgun sequence, a single window of DNA contains:
- the LOC125671440 gene encoding testis-expressed protein 47-like isoform X1 has protein sequence MAESQDLSKKDASEIDIAEDETDGQKSPQGHRKKVKKVSQVKSKKPGEKRFDWPKKSYFEILCQEGHEMKSLVHRVILIGKLKENADRNDVGNYHEQLLKNLQNSNQTEPITGLLLVYIKHLVHVMECSADAIMTMVRELKEIKSSEKGFLENAKILLISHDIQNRLYQQWSFRQLDIVAARIESHDSNESSDKIVIDLSTQLLKLGNALAKTPKLNLKNVMDSLHEKLPDLLPQQAVLHYLMEDDDPCMISLEEYINLEEHPFDVVLESELVWPLPTRLFPYN, from the exons ATGGCCGAAAGTCAGGATTTATCCAAGAAAGATGCCTCAGAGATTGACATCGCAGAGGATGAAACTGATGGTCAGAAATCTCCCCAAGGTCATAGGAAGAAAGTGAAAAAAGTCTCTCAAGTGAAGTCAAAGAAACCAGGAGAGAAGAGATTTGATTGGCCAAAAAAGAGTTACTTTGAAATCTTGTGTCAAGAAGGACATGAAATG AAAAGTCTTGTTCACAGAGTTATATTGATTGGAAAACTGAAGGAAAATGCAGACAGAAATGACGTTGGAA ATTATCATGAACAATTGCTGAAGAACCTTCAGAATTCCAATCAAACAGAACCAATTACAGGATTGCTCCTGGTCTACATCAAACACTTAGTCCATGTTATGGAG TGCTCAGCAGATGCAATCATGACAATGGTCAGAGAGTTGAAGGAAATCAAAAGCTCAGAGAAAGGATTTTTGGAAAACGCTAAAATTTTACTGATATCTCATGATATACAGAATCGTTTGTACCAACAGTGGAGTTTCAGGCAATTGGACATTGTTGCAGCTCGCATTGAGAGCCACGATTCTAATGAATCGTCTGACAAAATTGTGATTGACCTGAGTACTCAACTCCTAAAGTTAGGCAATGCTCTTGCGAAGACACCAAAG tTGAATCTGAAGAATGTGATGGACTCTTTGCATGAAAAACTTCCCGACCTACTGCCACAGCAAG CTGTATTGCATTACTTGATGGAAGACGATGACCCTTGTATGATTTCATTGGAGGAATACATTAACCTAGAAGAACACCCATTTGACGTTGTTCTAGAAAGTG AGTTGGTCTGGCCTCTCCCGACACGACTGTTCCCGTACAATTAA